A stretch of Spirosoma oryzicola DNA encodes these proteins:
- a CDS encoding GNAT family N-acetyltransferase has translation MHLAYRLATTADLVDIVRMLSDDELGTIREKFEIPLPASYLQAFQRITDDKQQELTVVEDKGELVATFQLSFIQYLTYQGGIRAQIEAVRVKSSHRGQGIGAQIFQYAIRRAKERGAHVLQLTTDKKRPDAKRFYESLGFVDSHEGMKLHLK, from the coding sequence ATGCATTTAGCTTACCGATTAGCAACAACGGCAGACCTGGTTGACATTGTACGAATGCTTTCCGATGATGAGCTAGGCACGATCCGGGAAAAGTTTGAAATTCCCCTGCCTGCATCCTACCTACAGGCATTTCAACGGATTACTGACGACAAACAGCAAGAGTTGACGGTGGTCGAGGACAAGGGTGAACTAGTAGCCACCTTCCAGCTAAGCTTTATCCAGTATTTAACTTATCAAGGAGGTATACGGGCTCAAATTGAAGCAGTGCGCGTAAAATCCAGTCATCGAGGGCAAGGAATTGGCGCTCAGATTTTTCAGTATGCTATTCGACGGGCTAAGGAGCGGGGAGCTCATGTATTGCAACTAACCACGGACAAGAAAAGACCCGATGCCAAACGGTTTTATGAATCATTGGGATTTGTAGACTCCCATGAGGGGATGAAGCTTCACTTAAAGTGA
- a CDS encoding GMC oxidoreductase, with the protein MSFLTIDSIKDRTFDAIVVGSGISGGWAAKELTGKGLRTLVLERGRDVKHITDYPTTLMQPWEFAHLGQLSKEYIEANPVASRCYANREDATHFFVQDAEHPYVQEKPFDWIRGYHVGGKSLMWARGTQRWSEYDFEGPARDGFAVDWPIRYADLAPWYSYVEKFAGISGNKDGLSVLPDGEFLPPHEQSCVEKHFSDQMAKQYKGTRPVIIGRCAHLTKPQPIHYQQGRAQCQNRSLCQRGCPYGGYFSSNSSTLPWAAKTGKMTLRPDSVVHSIIYDEKLGKASGVRVVDAHTKQMTEYYAKIIFLNAACLNTNLVLLNSKSNRFPSGLGNDNGLLGKYVAFHNFRTTISAEHEGFQDSTTAGIRPNGSYIPRFRNVLKQETDFLRGYAAGFGSSRPTSVDTSAMGEDLKSSLMQPKYGNWRVSSHMMGETIPKESNYVALDSVLTDAWGIPQLKISVAYDDNDEKMIADFHEQMTEMLTVSGFTNIRTHDKPDKAPGLDIHEMGGVRMGKDPKTSMLNKWNQLHNCKNVFVTDGACMTSTSTQNPSLTFMAITARAADHAVKEMKRGML; encoded by the coding sequence ATGTCTTTTTTAACCATAGATTCGATAAAAGACCGCACCTTCGACGCCATTGTAGTGGGTTCGGGAATTAGCGGTGGCTGGGCAGCCAAAGAATTGACCGGTAAAGGATTACGAACCCTCGTACTGGAGCGGGGCCGGGACGTAAAACACATTACCGATTACCCTACCACGCTCATGCAGCCCTGGGAGTTTGCGCACCTTGGTCAATTATCAAAAGAATATATCGAGGCTAACCCGGTAGCTAGCCGGTGTTATGCTAATAGAGAAGACGCGACGCATTTTTTTGTGCAGGATGCCGAACACCCTTATGTACAGGAGAAACCCTTCGACTGGATTCGGGGCTATCACGTAGGAGGTAAATCGCTGATGTGGGCGCGGGGAACCCAACGCTGGTCGGAGTACGATTTTGAAGGGCCGGCGCGGGATGGGTTTGCGGTAGACTGGCCCATTCGGTACGCTGACCTGGCTCCCTGGTACAGCTATGTAGAAAAATTCGCGGGTATATCGGGCAATAAGGATGGTCTGTCGGTCTTGCCTGATGGGGAGTTTCTGCCTCCTCACGAGCAATCCTGCGTGGAAAAGCACTTTTCAGACCAAATGGCTAAGCAATACAAAGGTACACGACCAGTTATCATTGGTCGCTGTGCACACCTGACCAAGCCACAACCCATTCATTACCAGCAGGGACGTGCTCAATGTCAGAATCGTTCGTTGTGCCAGCGGGGTTGCCCATACGGGGGGTATTTCAGCAGCAATTCATCCACGTTACCCTGGGCTGCTAAAACCGGAAAAATGACGCTCCGGCCCGACTCGGTTGTGCATTCGATTATTTATGACGAAAAGCTCGGCAAGGCATCGGGAGTGCGGGTTGTGGACGCCCATACGAAGCAGATGACCGAGTACTACGCCAAAATCATTTTCCTCAATGCTGCCTGCCTGAATACCAATCTGGTCCTGCTGAACTCAAAGTCGAACCGTTTTCCTAGTGGGCTTGGCAATGACAATGGCTTGTTGGGTAAATACGTGGCATTCCACAATTTCCGTACGACCATCTCTGCCGAACACGAAGGGTTTCAGGATTCAACGACCGCCGGTATCCGGCCCAACGGTAGCTATATCCCTCGTTTCCGCAACGTACTCAAGCAGGAAACCGACTTCCTGCGGGGCTATGCAGCGGGCTTTGGTTCCAGCCGCCCTACAAGCGTCGACACATCGGCTATGGGGGAAGATCTGAAGTCAAGCCTTATGCAACCCAAGTACGGCAATTGGCGGGTCAGTTCGCACATGATGGGAGAGACGATTCCGAAAGAAAGCAATTACGTAGCGCTCGACTCCGTCCTGACCGATGCCTGGGGTATTCCGCAACTGAAAATTTCGGTAGCGTACGATGATAACGACGAGAAGATGATTGCCGATTTTCATGAGCAAATGACAGAAATGCTGACGGTGTCGGGCTTTACAAACATCCGGACTCACGACAAACCAGACAAAGCGCCGGGGCTCGATATTCACGAAATGGGCGGTGTGCGCATGGGAAAAGACCCTAAAACCTCCATGTTGAACAAATGGAACCAGTTGCACAACTGCAAAAATGTATTTGTGACGGATGGCGCTTGCATGACATCGACATCCACCCAGAATCCATCACTCACGTTCATGGCCATCACGGCACGAGCCGCCGACCATGCCGTAAAAGAAATGAAAAGGGGTATGCTGTAA
- a CDS encoding gluconate 2-dehydrogenase subunit 3 family protein, protein MQRRSALKNLAMTLGSLASLPAWASGWTPDSLGTVSTLSISEEALLGDIVETFIPTTTTPGAKSLNVHLFVMRMVKDCYGEPAQATLQKGIALLEETSQQTYSKPFSEGDAAQRMDLLAKLSALTDPAGQAFVSMVKKLTIQGYMNSEYYLVNVEKFNMAPGFYHGCVPVPKLAVNGTN, encoded by the coding sequence ATGCAAAGACGTTCTGCGTTAAAGAACTTAGCAATGACCCTTGGTAGCCTGGCCAGCTTACCTGCCTGGGCCTCCGGCTGGACCCCCGATTCGCTAGGAACTGTTTCAACCTTGTCGATTAGCGAAGAAGCGCTTCTAGGCGATATTGTAGAAACCTTTATCCCGACAACTACTACTCCCGGTGCTAAATCGCTCAACGTACATCTGTTCGTTATGCGTATGGTTAAAGACTGCTACGGTGAACCGGCCCAAGCGACGCTTCAGAAAGGAATTGCGCTCCTGGAGGAAACGTCTCAGCAAACGTACAGTAAGCCATTTTCGGAAGGTGATGCCGCTCAACGCATGGATCTCCTTGCCAAATTGAGCGCACTGACAGACCCAGCGGGTCAGGCGTTTGTGAGCATGGTAAAAAAGTTGACCATTCAGGGATATATGAATTCGGAATATTACCTGGTGAACGTTGAGAAGTTCAATATGGCACCGGGCTTTTATCACGGCTGCGTCCCCGTCCCCAAACTAGCCGTCAACGGTACTAACTAG
- a CDS encoding DUF4239 domain-containing protein produces MVWLYNFPSWLLALTLVLVFIALSWLSLLLVRRPLQRSSTAALIDNGTVGWFFSGVSLLYGLLLGLLTVATWQNYTQASGLASREAAQLSVLYRNLSGYAPVQRKPLHAQLRRYTQHIVQRSWPNQRLGIIDDEESTEFMRLQTLLLGYGPDTTAHELIHQQALQAFNNLAELRRLRAEAIGGGVPAVIWWVVLLGALLTLVFAGLFVVPSFWFHGLLNSLLAIMLGLLIFLIVSLDHPYWGEVSVSTNAYELVLKKVMIDF; encoded by the coding sequence ATGGTTTGGCTCTATAACTTCCCCTCCTGGCTATTAGCCCTAACACTTGTCCTCGTTTTTATTGCCCTTTCCTGGCTTAGCCTCCTGCTGGTTCGGCGCCCTCTTCAGCGTAGTTCTACCGCTGCGCTTATCGATAACGGCACCGTCGGATGGTTTTTCTCGGGAGTGAGTCTTCTGTATGGCCTGCTATTGGGCCTGCTGACGGTCGCCACTTGGCAGAATTACACACAGGCTTCTGGCTTGGCCTCCCGTGAAGCGGCTCAACTGTCGGTACTCTACCGTAACTTAAGTGGCTATGCACCCGTCCAACGGAAACCTTTACACGCTCAACTCCGACGCTACACGCAGCATATTGTGCAGCGTTCCTGGCCCAACCAGCGCCTGGGCATCATTGATGATGAGGAATCTACGGAGTTTATGCGGCTTCAGACGTTATTGCTAGGCTATGGACCTGACACAACGGCTCATGAACTTATTCATCAGCAAGCCCTGCAAGCCTTTAACAATTTGGCCGAGCTACGTCGTTTGCGAGCCGAAGCCATTGGTGGCGGAGTGCCGGCCGTTATTTGGTGGGTAGTTCTATTAGGCGCACTGCTGACACTGGTCTTCGCGGGGTTATTTGTAGTACCCTCCTTTTGGTTTCATGGTCTATTAAATAGTTTGTTAGCTATTATGCTGGGCCTGTTGATTTTTCTGATTGTGAGTTTGGATCATCCGTATTGGGGAGAGGTAAGCGTAAGCACGAATGCCTATGAGCTGGTGCTAAAAAAGGTGATGATTGACTTTTGA
- a CDS encoding glycoside hydrolase family 55 protein: protein MNYFSKRVIALLGVTLCPAYLVLSAPASLPRPAPSLIDNPASSKIDSKANKPSFRSSPITNNDPIRFSIQVRQATINLEDEVELVITAELLDITPASMFFTESASSFRIKLVMPEGFRQTGGSYVDYVGATLSPTTRPSVSYTVRGRFASLSNTTAFRLLRGNAIANDQSQFVEKAVLAVNPIGSRSVLPTSRQAEAMYVVTGETSQQPATQTTAVVTQPVSATGANPLINLSIGQVKTGKAGSDASATITGSAPDFKLNLVIPKGEKGDSNAGARATAAAAPNIVVDGFTNQAIQTAINAAPATGARIILPPGEYTFTSNISIDNKSNIVLDGQGAAVLKTSAINAATMIWTFHTCNNIRLTGLHLVSQVAGNYGYGMVATNEQSKLDGYEIDHCSFTAPLADFNAISMSQYSEGSNQGETSRNIRIHHNKFFNIGRMGIEILSHGFDGVYRLDGIDIHDNEFRNLGINSTYGMSVSLSGLMQNARISNNQTVDAKEIGYEVVNARYVNIVNNVALGVNNTFAGIGISDNNRNLTQYITVSGNTCTTKGAPLQAFGTQWLTVTGNTFYNPTTANSAITMCRFSSCKYGSFTGNTVVVAANSALTLDNTGYYAVSGNNLSNALNTNGYELIYLYNTQATRNVIGTNVYIKAAGTENNGIPNVKQAAGAANNTY from the coding sequence ATGAATTACTTCTCAAAAAGAGTCATCGCCCTATTAGGTGTGACTTTATGTCCTGCGTATTTGGTGCTATCGGCGCCTGCAAGCCTGCCCCGACCAGCGCCTTCCCTGATAGACAACCCCGCTTCATCCAAGATTGACAGTAAAGCAAACAAGCCCTCCTTTCGATCCTCCCCGATTACAAACAACGATCCTATCCGTTTCTCGATTCAGGTTCGTCAAGCAACAATCAACTTAGAAGATGAAGTAGAGTTAGTTATTACAGCCGAACTACTTGATATTACACCAGCATCCATGTTTTTCACCGAGTCGGCCAGCAGCTTTCGCATCAAACTCGTCATGCCCGAAGGTTTCCGTCAGACGGGGGGCAGTTATGTTGATTACGTTGGTGCCACACTTAGTCCCACTACGCGACCTTCGGTCTCCTATACCGTACGTGGCCGCTTCGCTTCGCTGTCTAACACGACGGCTTTTCGTTTATTACGGGGTAACGCAATTGCTAACGATCAAAGCCAGTTTGTTGAAAAGGCCGTCCTCGCCGTCAATCCCATCGGTTCCCGATCGGTTTTGCCTACAAGCAGACAAGCAGAGGCCATGTACGTAGTCACGGGCGAGACGTCACAACAGCCTGCTACCCAAACGACAGCGGTAGTTACGCAACCCGTTTCGGCGACGGGAGCTAATCCGCTTATCAATTTAAGTATTGGTCAGGTCAAAACCGGCAAAGCGGGCTCCGATGCCTCAGCAACAATTACGGGTAGCGCGCCTGATTTCAAGCTCAATCTGGTGATTCCTAAGGGAGAGAAAGGTGATTCTAATGCAGGGGCGAGAGCTACCGCGGCTGCGGCTCCCAACATCGTCGTTGATGGGTTTACCAATCAGGCGATTCAAACGGCGATCAATGCGGCTCCCGCAACGGGAGCCCGCATTATACTTCCCCCTGGCGAGTATACCTTCACCAGCAATATTTCCATTGACAATAAGAGTAATATTGTCCTGGATGGACAGGGGGCGGCTGTTCTTAAAACAAGTGCTATCAATGCCGCCACCATGATCTGGACCTTTCACACCTGCAACAACATCCGCTTAACCGGGCTACACCTGGTCTCACAGGTGGCAGGCAACTATGGTTACGGGATGGTCGCTACCAATGAGCAGTCAAAGCTGGACGGTTATGAGATTGACCACTGTAGCTTTACCGCACCCCTGGCCGACTTCAACGCTATTAGCATGAGTCAATACTCGGAGGGATCTAATCAGGGTGAGACTTCCCGCAACATCCGTATTCACCATAACAAGTTTTTCAACATAGGTCGGATGGGCATCGAAATCCTGTCGCACGGGTTTGATGGTGTATACCGGTTGGATGGAATCGATATTCATGACAATGAGTTTCGTAATCTAGGCATCAACAGTACGTATGGGATGAGTGTATCGCTATCGGGTCTGATGCAAAATGCTCGCATCAGCAACAACCAGACGGTAGACGCCAAGGAGATTGGGTACGAAGTGGTCAATGCCCGCTACGTAAATATAGTTAATAATGTCGCCCTGGGCGTTAACAACACCTTCGCAGGCATTGGCATCTCGGATAATAACCGGAATCTGACCCAGTACATCACTGTCTCGGGTAACACGTGCACCACCAAAGGAGCGCCCCTTCAGGCTTTTGGTACTCAATGGTTGACAGTGACGGGCAACACCTTTTATAATCCGACGACAGCCAATTCTGCCATCACCATGTGCCGTTTTTCCAGCTGTAAGTACGGCAGTTTTACCGGAAATACGGTTGTGGTTGCGGCTAACAGTGCGCTCACCCTTGATAACACAGGCTACTATGCTGTATCAGGCAATAATTTGTCAAACGCGTTGAATACCAATGGGTACGAGCTGATTTATCTTTACAACACGCAGGCTACCCGCAACGTGATTGGCACAAACGTGTACATCAAAGCAGCGGGTACGGAAAATAACGGTATACCGAATGTGAAGCAAGCGGCTGGGGCAGCTAACAACACCTATTGA
- a CDS encoding glycosyltransferase, which translates to MNIGIIAHLKHPIRKPYMGGLEAFTHDVCLRLKNRGHQITLYASELSDPALNVRVIMSDTDYDRETFSRFRSHELSEEFISTHHAYLELMQDIDGQGHDIIFNNSLNYVPITMASLIQTPMLTVLHTPPIFELKRAIRHEKKRGQIRYVSVSRPNAEAWRPFVGDCEVVSNGVDTTRWTFVDQPTGGYVLWFGRIHPDKGTHLAIQAAKEAGRKIKIAGSIADRSYFDIYVQPLLDDSVELVGNCSHEQLNHYIGNADVSVITPCWDEPFGLVVAESLACGTPVAGIARGALPSILCEKSGCLTSSSSPSELARCINQAALLNRADCRQRAESELDVERMVDAYEQLFAQLISTPSLVYAN; encoded by the coding sequence ATGAACATAGGAATTATTGCCCATCTCAAGCACCCTATCCGCAAGCCGTATATGGGGGGCCTAGAGGCATTCACGCATGACGTTTGTCTTCGTCTGAAAAACAGAGGGCATCAGATTACCTTATATGCCAGCGAACTCTCGGACCCCGCCCTCAATGTGCGGGTTATCATGAGTGATACCGATTACGACCGGGAAACCTTTAGTCGCTTCCGGTCGCATGAACTAAGTGAAGAATTTATTTCTACCCATCACGCTTACTTGGAGCTGATGCAGGATATTGACGGGCAGGGGCATGATATAATCTTCAACAACAGCCTGAATTATGTGCCCATCACCATGGCTTCTCTGATTCAAACGCCCATGCTTACTGTCCTGCACACGCCCCCTATTTTTGAGTTGAAGCGGGCGATTCGCCATGAAAAAAAGCGGGGCCAGATCCGGTATGTCAGCGTTTCCAGACCTAATGCCGAGGCATGGCGACCATTTGTTGGCGACTGTGAAGTAGTCTCCAATGGCGTTGACACCACGCGCTGGACCTTTGTTGACCAGCCCACGGGAGGCTACGTGTTATGGTTTGGCCGTATTCATCCCGATAAAGGCACTCACCTGGCGATTCAGGCGGCTAAAGAAGCAGGTAGAAAAATTAAGATTGCTGGCAGCATTGCGGATCGGAGCTACTTCGATATCTACGTACAACCCCTACTGGACGATTCCGTTGAACTGGTGGGTAATTGCAGCCACGAGCAGCTGAACCACTATATTGGCAACGCCGATGTAAGCGTTATTACTCCTTGCTGGGATGAACCCTTCGGCCTGGTCGTAGCCGAAAGCCTGGCCTGCGGCACGCCGGTAGCAGGTATCGCCCGAGGGGCATTGCCATCGATTTTGTGCGAAAAGTCGGGTTGTTTGACAAGCAGTTCGTCTCCTTCCGAGCTGGCCCGCTGCATCAATCAGGCGGCTTTATTAAACCGAGCCGACTGCCGGCAGCGAGCCGAAAGCGAGTTGGATGTAGAACGGATGGTCGACGCCTACGAACAGCTTTTTGCTCAACTTATTTCTACGCCCTCGTTGGTCTATGCCAATTAA
- a CDS encoding glycosyltransferase, whose protein sequence is MPINIAFYVHHHGSGHLMRCLAISTLLTDCQITFLGSRLEAYSSLIPDSINCIELPMDTPSSADRHYAEGNPVEGLHYAPLNVEGQRQRTALLTEFFNRVSPLLFVVDVSVEVALLARLSGVPTIVIKQHGNRQDLPHQLAYQSAEVVLAPFSPMMKQEETPWLANKLVYTGGFSRYPLQVNSRSGEQANRAAVLVGAGGTSLDATFLIHIAQQAPDWIFEVVGKLAGSTTDRVPTNVIWHGQLDDPRLILERCVLVIGNAGHNTVMEMAALNKRFIVIPEQRPFDEQLIKATILDQLALACVVHPHELYQTNWPAVLTATAAREPHWQGIVDKEATARAAQLIRQTYGSIYNSGDYSLSADSNSAVEGSRSN, encoded by the coding sequence ATGCCAATTAATATTGCATTTTATGTTCACCATCACGGATCAGGCCATCTGATGCGGTGTCTGGCAATTAGTACGTTGTTGACTGATTGCCAGATTACCTTCTTAGGCAGTCGATTAGAGGCCTACTCATCCCTGATTCCGGACTCCATCAACTGCATTGAACTGCCGATGGATACCCCTTCTTCAGCAGACAGGCACTACGCCGAAGGCAATCCGGTCGAGGGGCTACATTATGCTCCACTGAACGTTGAGGGCCAGCGGCAACGAACGGCTTTACTAACCGAATTTTTTAATCGGGTATCGCCACTGCTGTTCGTGGTTGACGTTTCGGTCGAAGTAGCCCTGCTGGCCAGGTTGAGTGGCGTGCCAACGATTGTCATCAAGCAGCATGGCAATCGGCAGGATCTACCCCATCAACTGGCTTATCAGAGTGCTGAAGTAGTGCTTGCCCCCTTTTCACCGATGATGAAGCAGGAGGAAACGCCCTGGCTGGCCAATAAACTGGTTTATACCGGAGGCTTTTCCCGATACCCACTCCAGGTCAATAGCCGCTCGGGTGAACAAGCAAATCGGGCAGCGGTTTTAGTGGGGGCAGGCGGAACTAGCCTTGACGCAACATTTCTGATACATATTGCCCAGCAAGCCCCCGACTGGATCTTTGAAGTTGTGGGTAAGCTAGCCGGTTCAACGACGGACCGTGTACCGACCAACGTTATATGGCATGGTCAGCTTGATGATCCTCGTTTGATCCTGGAGCGGTGCGTACTGGTAATTGGCAATGCGGGCCACAACACCGTTATGGAGATGGCCGCTCTCAACAAGCGCTTCATCGTTATTCCCGAGCAACGTCCTTTCGATGAGCAGTTGATCAAAGCGACGATACTGGATCAGTTAGCGCTAGCCTGTGTTGTTCATCCCCATGAACTTTACCAGACCAATTGGCCCGCTGTACTGACCGCTACAGCAGCTCGTGAGCCACATTGGCAAGGAATTGTCGACAAGGAAGCCACGGCGCGGGCCGCTCAGCTGATCCGCCAGACGTACGGATCAATCTATAATTCTGGTGACTACTCCTTGAGTGCCGATAGCAATTCGGCGGTTGAAGGTTCGCGTAGTAACTGA
- a CDS encoding glycosyltransferase family 2 protein, translating to MKKISVLTIVHNREKALVNLIDGLNQSHLMPAELVLIYMNEKPYTVPKTSFPLVEQPIHHSNHLPLAQARNRAVEAASYDDLVFLDVDCIPHRSMLGHYANAFEQDSKLWSGQVRYLHQNAVEEADFWHRLDELSKADPIRTSSECLPYHLFWSLNFGCSKQTFDQIGRFDEGYGGYGAEDTDFAFSARQAAVPLAMIPALAYHQYHTSYDPPLNHLRDIIANATFFKKKWHVWPMEGWLTKFQQRGFIHWTEDHIQLLREPSTAELLSALKE from the coding sequence ATGAAGAAAATATCGGTATTAACCATTGTCCATAATCGGGAGAAGGCGTTAGTTAATCTAATCGACGGACTCAATCAAAGTCATCTCATGCCCGCTGAGCTGGTACTCATCTACATGAATGAAAAGCCTTATACAGTACCTAAAACATCGTTTCCGCTTGTCGAGCAACCCATTCACCACAGCAATCATCTGCCTTTGGCTCAAGCCAGGAACAGAGCCGTAGAGGCTGCATCCTACGATGATCTGGTTTTTTTGGACGTCGATTGCATTCCTCACCGCAGCATGCTCGGACATTATGCCAATGCCTTTGAACAGGATAGCAAGCTCTGGTCAGGACAAGTTCGGTATCTGCACCAAAACGCGGTCGAAGAAGCCGATTTCTGGCACCGGTTGGACGAATTAAGTAAAGCCGATCCGATTCGTACCAGCTCCGAATGCTTACCGTATCATTTGTTCTGGTCCTTGAACTTTGGCTGTAGCAAACAAACCTTTGATCAGATAGGCCGCTTTGACGAGGGCTACGGCGGCTACGGGGCCGAAGATACCGACTTTGCTTTCAGTGCACGCCAGGCTGCCGTTCCGTTAGCAATGATACCTGCTTTGGCGTACCACCAGTACCATACGAGTTACGATCCACCCCTAAACCACCTTCGGGATATCATAGCCAACGCTACCTTTTTTAAAAAGAAATGGCATGTGTGGCCCATGGAAGGATGGCTGACGAAATTCCAGCAGCGGGGGTTTATTCACTGGACGGAGGATCATATTCAGTTACTACGCGAACCTTCAACCGCCGAATTGCTATCGGCACTCAAGGAGTAG
- the mnmE gene encoding tRNA uridine-5-carboxymethylaminomethyl(34) synthesis GTPase MnmE, whose product MFQLEPIAALATAPGIGAIAIIRVSGEGAVDITDRLFNGKNLTQQASHTAHFGTLRNTDGSIIDEVLVTVFRAPKSFTKEDVVEISCHGSEFIIQQILRRLSGEGVRLARPGEFTQRAFLNGQFDLVQAEAVADLIASDSDASHRAALSQLRGGFSKQLKALRQQLIDFVALVELELDFGEEDVEFAHRDQLRQLMLAIRRVLHPLLDSFSTGNAIKNGVPTVIVGKPNAGKSTLLNALLNEEKAIVSDIPGTTRDVIEDELFIDGIRFRLIDTAGLRQATDQIEAIGIERTQQKMRDAAMVVYLFDGKNIEPAELQTAIAEVRTSGKPYLLVGNKMDVLTDEKKQDLETIAAEPIIWISAATHTHLEELKAALSARVRTDAAVQTGSAVVTNARHYEHLIGTDNALARAINGLDASVTPDWLAMDLRVALQHLGELTGEITTDDLLDSIFSKFCIGK is encoded by the coding sequence TTGTTTCAGCTAGAACCTATTGCTGCTTTGGCTACTGCGCCGGGCATTGGTGCCATTGCCATCATTCGCGTTTCGGGCGAAGGGGCGGTCGATATAACCGACCGCTTGTTTAACGGAAAAAATCTTACCCAACAGGCGTCTCATACGGCTCATTTCGGCACTTTGCGAAATACGGATGGCAGCATTATCGATGAAGTACTCGTTACGGTTTTTCGTGCGCCAAAGTCCTTCACCAAGGAAGATGTTGTTGAGATTTCGTGCCACGGTTCCGAGTTCATTATTCAGCAGATTCTGCGTCGGCTGAGTGGGGAAGGGGTTAGACTGGCTCGTCCGGGTGAGTTTACGCAGCGGGCTTTCCTCAATGGTCAGTTTGATCTGGTTCAGGCCGAAGCCGTAGCCGACCTGATTGCATCCGATTCCGACGCCAGCCATCGAGCCGCACTAAGCCAGCTGCGCGGTGGGTTTTCCAAACAACTCAAAGCGTTGCGTCAGCAATTGATCGACTTTGTTGCCTTGGTCGAGCTGGAACTTGATTTTGGCGAGGAAGACGTTGAATTTGCTCACCGCGATCAACTCCGGCAACTGATGCTTGCTATTCGGCGGGTACTTCATCCGTTGCTTGATTCGTTTTCGACGGGAAATGCAATTAAAAATGGTGTTCCTACGGTCATCGTGGGTAAGCCTAACGCGGGAAAATCAACGTTGCTCAATGCTTTGTTAAACGAAGAGAAAGCCATTGTGTCGGATATTCCTGGTACAACGCGCGATGTTATTGAGGACGAATTATTTATTGATGGCATCCGTTTTCGGTTGATCGATACGGCTGGTCTGCGGCAGGCTACGGATCAGATTGAAGCCATCGGCATTGAACGAACGCAACAGAAAATGCGCGATGCGGCTATGGTCGTTTATCTTTTCGATGGCAAAAATATCGAGCCAGCAGAGCTACAAACGGCTATCGCAGAAGTTCGAACGTCGGGCAAGCCCTACCTGTTGGTTGGCAATAAAATGGACGTACTGACCGACGAAAAAAAACAGGATCTCGAAACCATTGCTGCCGAACCCATTATCTGGATCTCAGCGGCTACGCACACGCATCTGGAAGAATTAAAGGCGGCCTTATCAGCGCGGGTCCGGACAGATGCCGCTGTGCAGACAGGTAGCGCGGTTGTAACGAACGCGCGCCATTATGAACACCTTATCGGGACGGATAATGCACTCGCTCGGGCGATCAATGGACTTGATGCAAGCGTCACCCCCGATTGGCTGGCTATGGATTTACGAGTCGCTTTGCAGCACTTGGGAGAATTAACGGGAGAAATAACAACCGATGACTTACTTGATTCTATTTTTAGTAAATTCTGTATCGGAAAGTAA